In a genomic window of Erigeron canadensis isolate Cc75 chromosome 5, C_canadensis_v1, whole genome shotgun sequence:
- the LOC122599716 gene encoding probable polyamine oxidase 5, producing MQKMGVKKARIVIIGAGMAGLTAANKLYKSSGSKEAFEICVIEGGNRIGGRIKTSEFGGDRIEMGATWIHGIGGSPVHKIAQEINSLESDKPWECMDGFLDDHPLTITENGYVLNPSLVVDPISSLFKNLMDFAQGKRKSNMSYSNNGNGNLNDNMSVGSFLRKGLEAYWEMESRNGNENGNKKLLEEAVFAMQENTQRTYTAANDLMNLDYNAESEYIMCPGEEITIAKGYSSIIESLASVLPSGVIQLGKKVCKVEWQQPVNEMGGILENGHNDDTRPVTIHFLDGTSLSADHVIVTVSLGVLKAGINDSNESGMLKFSPPLPDYKIDAISRLGYGVVNKLFLQLSPEYSYFDQFPFLQLVFHQSDSEAKNPKIPWWIRRTASVSPIYKKSRVLLSWFAGEEALELETLPDEVILDEVTTTLSTFLSSSSEEEHKGNVAKKSSKLKLAKVLKSQWGNDPLFLGSYSYVAVGSSTSDIDTLAEPLTKSGSHPLQILFAGEATHRTHYSTTHGAYFSGIREANRLLEHYHCLNN from the coding sequence ATGCAAAAGATGGGGGTAAAGAAAGCAAGAATAGTGATAATAGGGGCAGGAATGGCAGGCTTAACAGCTGCAAACAAGCTATACAAATCAAGTGGTTCAAAAGAAGCATTTGAGATTTGTGTAATTGAAGGTGGGAATAGAATTGGAGGTAGGATTAAGACTTCAGAGTTTGGTGGTGATAGAATTGAAATGGGGGCTACTTGGATCCATGGAATTGGTGGTAGCCCAGTTCATAAAATAGCTCAAGAAATCAATTCTTTGGAATCAGATAAACCATGGGAATGTATGGATGGTTTTCTTGATGACCACCCTCTTACCATAACTGAAAATGGGTATGTCTTAAATCCATCTTTAGTTGTTGATCCTATTTCTAGTCTTTTCAAGAATCTTATGGATTTTGCTCAAGGTAAAAGGAAATCCAATATGTCTTATTCAAATAATGGGAATGGGAATTTAAATGATAATATGAGTGTTGGATCTTTTCTTAGAAAAGGTCTTGAAGCTTATTGGGAAATGGAATCAAGAAATGGGAATGAAAATGGGAATAAGAAGTTGTTAGAAGAAGCGGTTTTCGCAATGCAAGAGAATACTCAAAGGACTTATACAGCTGCTAATGATTTAATGAATCTTGATTATAATGCAGAGAGTGAGTATATCATGTGTCCTGGTGAAGAAATCACTATTGCAAAAGGATACTCAAGCATTATAGAATCATTAGCATCTGTTTTACCATCTGGGGTAATTCAATTAGGCAAAAAAGTTTGTAAAGTTGAGTGGCAGCAGCCTGTTAATGAAATGGGTGGAATTTTAGAAAATGGTCATAATGATGATACAAGACCAGTAACAATACACTTTCTTGATGGCACAAGTTTATCAGCTGACCATGTTATTGTCACAGTTTCATTAGGTGTACTAAAAGCAGGAATTAACGATTCCAATGAGTCTGGTATGCTTAAGTTTAGTCCTCCTCTCCCTGATTACAAGATTGATGCCATTTCAAGACTTGGGTATGGTGTTGTCAACAAGCTATTCCTGCAATTAAGTCCTGAATATTCATATTTTGACCAATTCCCATTTCTACAACTGGTGTTTCATCAAAGTGACTCTGAAGCTAAGAATCCGAAAATCCCATGGTGGATAAGAAGGACAGCTTCAGTGTCACCAATCTATAAGAAATCAAGAGTGTTACTGTCTTGGTTTGCAGGTGAAGAAGCACTTGAGCTAGAAACACTTCCAGATGAAGTGATTCTTGATGAAGTGACCACAACGTTGTCCACGTTTTTGTCGAGCTCATCCGAAGAAGAACATAAGGGGAATGTGGCCAAGAAGTCATCAAAACTGAAACTTGCAAAGGTTTTAAAGAGTCAATGGGGAAATGATCCACTCTTTTTGGGTTCATATAGTTATGTTGCAGTTGGATCAAGTACAAGTGACATAGACACATTGGCTGAGCCATTGACCAAAAGTGGTTCACACCCACTTCAAATCCTATTTGCAGGGGAAGCAACACATAGGACTCATTATTCTACAACTCATGGTGCATATTTTAGTGGAATTAGAGAAGCCAATAGGCTACTTGAACACTATCATTGTTTGAATAATTAG
- the LOC122599405 gene encoding uncharacterized protein LOC122599405, whose product MLDYDLAIRQDEPAAITEQSTREQKAAYDRWEKANRLSLMLVKNTIHLSIRGAIPDSDKVKEYLKSVEDHFKGSSKVLASNLMLQMLTLKYDGSSGVREHIMKMTDIANKLKSLEMEVSDNFLVHFILTSLPARFDTFKVNYNAMKDKWSTSDLISMCVQEEERLKLAQPESVHLTTTANSKKRKGRSGNSGNKNANKVPKTNPGVVASSSNPLSGKLHCKFCRANGHTQKKLP is encoded by the coding sequence ATGTTAGATTATGACCTTGCCATTCGTCAGGATGAACCTGCTGCCATTACCGAGCAATCCACTAGGGAGCAGAAGGCGGCTTATGATAGATGGGAAAAGGCGAATCGCTTATCACTTATGCTGGTCAAGAATACAATCCACCTCAGCATCCGAGGAGCAATTCCTGATTCTGACAAGGTGAAGGAATACCTCAAATCTGTAGAGGATCATTTCAAAGGATCATCGAAGGTGCTGGCAAGTAATTTGATGCTGCAAATGCTTACTCTGAAATATGATGGTAGCAGTGGTGTTCGTGAACACATTATGAAGATGACTGACATAGCTAATAAGCTTAAGAGCCTTGAAATGGAAGTGTCGGATAACTTTCTTGTGCACTTCATATTGACATCCTTACCTGCTCGTTTTGACACCTTCAAAGTGAATTATAATGCTATGAAGGATAAGTGGTCAACGAGTGATCTAATTTCGATGTGTGTGCAAGAAGAGGAACGCCTCAAACTGGCACAACCTGAGTCTGTTCATCTTACCACCACTGCTAATTCTAAGAAAAGGAAGGGTAGATCTGGTAATTCTGGTAATAAGAATGCAAATAAAGTCCCTAAGACCAATCCTGGTGTAGTTGCTTCTAGCTCTAATCCCTTGAGTGGCAAACTTCATTGTAAATTCTGTCGTGCAAATGGGCACACTCAGAAAAAATTGCCCTAA
- the LOC122599976 gene encoding GATA transcription factor 21-like — MTPIYLKTLSNDQYIEHQFLSPRDHLNENQFLSPNSQASSSSDSLTCHLFLNSSTTHDHQDGTFNLESHPSQDKDVNFGSQACDDHHVESHDERGRSIKTSGLKFSLWKNETYDHHMNEENQVRWMSSKMRVMLRMKKTNPMTTENTLQPSSGELKLEDHKEPTSFPIMGETTNSNSINNNSTCYNIPMRSCSDCNTTKTPLWRSGPQGPKSLCNACGIRQRKARKAMALASAAAEETNNVFSDTPTSSSSLKATTKILHKDHKKTNNIGHATKFKKTQYSKQINKTKQFQSSSSPARKHCVEDFLVSLRKSLAFHGVFPHDEKEAAILLMALSCGYACRS, encoded by the exons atgactCCAATTTACTTGAAGACGTTGTCCAATGATCAATATATAGAACACCAATTCCTTAGCCCTCGCGATCATCTCAATGAAAACCAATTCTTGAGCCCTAATTCACAAGCTTCATCGTCTTCGGATTCTCTCACTTGCCATCTTTTCTTAAACTCTTCTACTACTCATGATCATCAAGATGGTACTTTCAATCTAGAATCACATCCATCACAAGATAAG GATGTTAATTTCGGATCACAAGCATGCGACGATCATCATGTAGAAAGCCATGATGAAAGAGGAAGAAGCATTAAGACTAGTGGGCTTAAATTTTCTTTGTGGAAGAATGAAACTTATGATCATCATATGAATGAAGAAAATCAAGTTAGGTGGATGTCTTCGAAGATGAGAGTAATGCTTCGAATGAAGAAAACCAACCCAATGACGACGGAAAACACCTTGCAGCCATCCAGCGGAGAACTGAAGCTTGAAGATCATAAAGAACCAACATCATTTCCAATAATGGGAGAAACCACAAACTCAAACTCAATCAATAATAATAGCACTTGCTACAACATCCCCATGAGGTCTTGTTCCGATTGCAATACCACGAAGACTCCTCTATGGCGAAGTGGACCTCAAGGCCCTAAG TCACTCTGCAATGCATGTGGGATCCGGCAACGGAAAGCACGTAAGGCAATGGCTCTGGCGTCGGCGGCGGCAGAAGAAACAAATAATGTTTTCAGTGATAcaccaacatcatcatcatcactaaaAGCTACTACAAAGATTCTGCATAAAGAtcacaaaaaaacaaacaacattGGGCATGCTACAAAGTTCAAGAAAACACAATACTCCAAGCAAATAAACAAGACGAAACAATTTCAATCTTCGTCGTCTCCAGCAAGAAAACACTGTGTCGAAGACTTCTTAGTAAGCTTAAGAAAAAGCTTGGCATTTCATGGTGTGTTTCCACATGACGAGAAGGAAGCTGCGATCTTGTTGATGGCACTCTCTTGTGGTTATGCTTGTCGTTCATaa
- the LOC122600366 gene encoding uncharacterized protein LOC122600366: MVRSQPPSPSPPPQPPKEAVIRGYKFAWRVLLISNLALGAYIFTRPRKKETAKKGKKHTELPSAPEIKTIPDSEGFAATPGYEPEKMQVPIPENRWSKPFKW, from the exons ATGGTAAGATCTCAGCCGCCGTCGCCGTCGCCACCGCCACAGCCACCAAAAGAAGCAGTAATTCGTGGGTATAAATTTGCTTGGCGTGTTCTTCTTATTTCTAACCTTGCTCTTGGAG CTTACATATTTACCAGGCctagaaaaaaagaaacagcAAAGAAAGGCAAGAAGCATACTGAACTTCCTTCTGCTCCTGAGATAAAAACCATTCCTGATTCTGAAGGATTTGCCGCTACACCTGGCTATGAACCTGAGAAAATGCAGGTGCCGATTCCTGAAAATCGATGGTCAAAACCTTTCAAATGGTAG
- the LOC122600365 gene encoding enhanced ethylene response protein 5, with the protein MASYMSMGEAHRRITEYLNRFNDVVSYQDPTSLKHLLSLSSESPSFLSLADALNIFQDANRLIRQSDKFSQYAEIVAPLFRAMQSYRIGHLAEAYQAFEKSANAFIQEFRNWESAWALEALYVVVYEIRILAEKADRELASNGKTPEKLKAAGSFLMKVFGVLAGKGPKRVGALYVTCQLFKVYFKLGTVHLCRSVIRSIETARIFDFEEFPVRDKVTYMYYTGRLEVLNENFPAADHKLSYALTHCDPESEANLRRILKYLIPVKLSIGILPKRSLLEKHNLVEYSDIVLAMRRGDLRLLRHALEEHEDRFLRSGVYLVLEKLELQVYQRLVKKIYIIQKQKDPSKAHQIKLEVIVKALKWLDMEMDLDEVECIMSILIYKNLVKGYFAHKSKVAVLSKQDPFPKLNGKPINS; encoded by the exons atgGCGTCGTATATGAGCATGGGGGAAGCACACAGAAGGATAACAGAGTATCTGAACAGATTCAACGACGTCGTTTCATATCAAGACCCAACTTCCCTCAAACACCTCCTTTCCCTCTCCTCTGAATCCCCTTCTTTCCTTTCCTTAGCTGATGCCCTCAACATCTtccag GATGCTAACAGATTGATCAGGCAATCAGATAAGTTTTCCCAATATGCCGAAATAGTTGCTCCGTTATTTCGGGCTATGCAAAGTTATAGGATCGGACATCTGGCTGAAGCATACCAGGCATTTGAGAAATCTGCGAA TGCTTTCATTCAGGAATTCAGGAACTGGGAATCAGCATGGGCGTTAGAAGCATTGTACGTAGTTGTATATGAAATTAGGATTCTTGCTGAGAAG GCTGACAGAGAGTTGGCTTCAAATGGAAAAACACCTGAGAAACTAAAGGCAGCTGGGTCATTCCTCATGAAAGTCTTTGGAGTTCTTGCT GGAAAAGGGCCAAAACGTGTAGGAGCTCTATATGTCACTTGCCAGTTGTTCAAAGTGTATTTCAAG CTTGGCACCGTCCATCTTTGCCGAAGTGTGATAAGAAGCATTGAAACTGCTCGTATATTTGATTTTGAGGAATTTCCTGTAAGGGATAAG GTAACCTACATGTACTACACTGGTCGGCTGGAAGTGCTCAATGAAAATTTTCCAGCA GCTGATCATAAATTGTCATATGCTTTAACACATTGTGACCCTGAAAGTGAAGCAAACTTAAG GAGGATCTTGAAATATCTGATACCTGTAAAGCTCTCGATAGGGATCCTACCTAAAAGATCGCTCCTAGAGAAACATAACCTGGTCGAG TATAGTGACATTGTGCTAGCTATGAGGAGAGGTGATCTCAGACTTCTTAGACATGCTCTTGAGGAGCATGAAGACCG ATTCTTGAGATCAGGTGTTTATCTTGTCCTTGAAAAGCTAGAGCTTCAAGTCTACCAACGTCTTGTAAAGAAAAT TTATATCATCCAAAAGCAGAAGGACCCAAGCAAGGCTCACCAGATCAAGTTAGAAGTGATTGTTAAAGCCTTGAAATGGCTTGATATGGAGATGGATTTGGATGAG GTTGAATGCATAATGTCAATTTTGATTTACAAGAATCTGGTGAAAGGTTACTTCGCTCACAAAAGCAAAGTGGCTGTTTTAAGCAAACAGGACCCATTCCCTAAACTAAATGGCAAGCCAATCAACTCGTAG